One Candidatus Poribacteria bacterium genomic window carries:
- a CDS encoding ArgE/DapE family deacylase produces the protein MTSAVGVYIDEHREDVADLLSELVRIRTVNPPGENYEAAVALLESHCASLGMATSTVDVPPQAARRVLGPHAAHPRRNLIARLDLGQRRTIHFNSHFDVVPVSGGWRVEPFSGERRGDWLYGRGADDMKDSIAATLLAVRAIVETGVQTAANVECSFTVDEETGGQLGAGYLARKGLIRGDCVVNCEGGGGLTVGYGHNGVLWLRVTVHGKAAHASVPHEGVNAFERMSALVQALEPLKERLRDPERCYVTESGIRRQPTVNVGGVFAGSEGDKENTVPALASFTIDRRVVPNESIEDAEAELRAAIEDARRAIPGIRVDVERTLAIEPCLVDANSRCVQEFARVVRQVRRRPVKLSTTSGFTDLHYLVGRKGLPGVGYGPIGEGGHGANERVRISEVAQTARIYAEFIRTADFG, from the coding sequence ATGACCAGCGCCGTCGGCGTGTACATCGATGAGCATCGTGAAGATGTCGCGGACCTGCTGTCGGAGCTGGTTCGCATCCGCACGGTGAACCCTCCCGGCGAGAACTACGAAGCGGCTGTCGCGCTGCTGGAGTCCCACTGCGCGAGTCTCGGCATGGCGACTTCAACGGTCGATGTGCCGCCACAGGCCGCTCGCCGCGTTCTCGGACCGCACGCGGCGCATCCTCGCCGGAACCTGATCGCGCGCCTCGATCTCGGGCAGCGCCGGACGATCCACTTCAACTCGCACTTCGACGTGGTTCCCGTGTCCGGCGGTTGGCGCGTCGAACCGTTCTCGGGCGAGCGGCGCGGCGACTGGCTCTACGGACGTGGAGCCGACGACATGAAGGATTCGATTGCCGCGACGTTGTTGGCGGTCCGCGCCATCGTCGAAACCGGCGTGCAGACCGCCGCGAACGTCGAATGCTCGTTCACCGTGGACGAAGAGACGGGCGGGCAGCTCGGAGCCGGCTATCTCGCGCGGAAGGGGCTGATACGCGGCGATTGCGTGGTCAACTGCGAGGGTGGTGGCGGCTTGACGGTCGGGTACGGGCACAACGGCGTGCTCTGGTTGCGGGTCACGGTTCACGGGAAGGCGGCTCATGCGTCGGTTCCCCATGAGGGCGTGAACGCCTTCGAGAGGATGTCGGCTCTCGTTCAAGCGCTCGAGCCGCTCAAGGAGCGCCTGCGCGATCCTGAACGGTGCTACGTCACCGAGTCCGGCATCCGCCGACAACCGACGGTCAACGTCGGCGGAGTCTTCGCGGGGAGCGAAGGCGACAAGGAGAACACGGTTCCGGCGCTGGCATCGTTCACCATCGACCGGCGCGTCGTGCCCAACGAATCCATTGAAGACGCCGAAGCGGAACTACGGGCGGCAATCGAGGATGCGAGACGCGCGATTCCGGGCATCCGCGTGGATGTCGAAAGGACCCTCGCCATCGAGCCGTGCCTCGTCGACGCCAACTCGCGCTGCGTCCAGGAGTTCGCCCGCGTCGTGCGGCAGGTGCGGCGGCGACCCGTCAAGCTGTCCACGACGAGCGGTTTCACCGACCTGCACTACCTGGTCGGGCGCAAGGGGTTGCCGGGCGTCGGATACGGGCCCATCGGCGAGGGCGGGCACGGAGCCAACGAGCGAGTGCGCATCTCGGAAGTCGCGCAGACTGCGCGCATCTATGCCGAGTTCATCCGAACCGCGGATTTCGGCTGA